Proteins from a genomic interval of Hornefia porci:
- a CDS encoding sulfide/dihydroorotate dehydrogenase-like FAD/NAD-binding protein: MKRFEILSKRKLNDNITWLVISAPLVARKAKPGQFIILRTDEYGERVPLTMAGHDSEKGTIDLIYAAVGRSTMLMDQMEVGDCFADIVGPLGKPTNMEGLKKVCVVGGGTGNALAYPLAVGMHNHGIHVDMITGFKNKDLVILQDEFAAGTDRLFLVTDDGSAGEKMFTTEKLEQLINEGNEYDEIVAIGPPIMMKFTCQIAEKHGIKSIASLTAYMIDGTGMCGGCRVNIDGEDKFVCVDGPEFDGSKVDWDEVLQRSAYYGEQEKYDREHVCRLTGGVRYYD; the protein is encoded by the coding sequence ATGAAAAGGTTTGAAATTCTAAGTAAGAGAAAACTTAACGATAATATCACCTGGCTGGTGATCAGCGCACCGCTGGTCGCCAGAAAGGCGAAACCGGGTCAGTTCATTATCCTTCGTACTGACGAATATGGTGAGAGAGTTCCTCTCACCATGGCGGGGCATGACTCCGAGAAGGGCACTATCGACCTGATTTACGCGGCGGTCGGCAGATCCACCATGCTGATGGATCAGATGGAGGTCGGCGACTGCTTCGCAGACATCGTCGGGCCGCTGGGAAAACCGACGAACATGGAAGGACTGAAAAAGGTCTGCGTCGTCGGCGGAGGCACCGGAAACGCTCTGGCGTATCCTCTCGCAGTCGGAATGCATAATCACGGCATCCACGTGGATATGATCACCGGCTTCAAGAACAAAGATCTGGTCATCCTGCAGGATGAATTCGCGGCGGGTACAGACCGTCTGTTCCTGGTGACCGATGACGGAAGCGCGGGAGAGAAGATGTTCACCACCGAAAAGCTGGAGCAGCTGATCAATGAAGGCAACGAATACGACGAAATCGTTGCGATCGGACCGCCGATCATGATGAAGTTTACCTGTCAGATTGCAGAGAAGCACGGAATCAAATCCATTGCCTCCCTGACGGCTTATATGATCGACGGAACCGGAATGTGCGGCGGCTGCCGCGTCAACATTGACGGCGAGGACAAGTTCGTCTGCGTGGACGGACCGGAATTCGACGGCTCCAAGGTTGACTGGGACGAGGTGCTGCAGAGAAGCGCGTACTATGGCGAGCAGGAAAAATACGACAGAGAACACGTTTGCCGTCTGACAGGAGGTGTACGTTACTATGATTAA
- the gltA gene encoding NADPH-dependent glutamate synthase, whose amino-acid sequence MINLRTTKNPMPEQDPNVRNKNFLEVTLGYTPEQAISEAMRCVRCRKKPCMSGCPVMIKIPDFVAKVAEGDFEAAYQIISEDSSLPAICGRVCPQENQCEGECVRGVKGEPVSIGRLERFVADWHAANYGDEEIPKAESNGHKVAIIGAGPAGLACAGDLINKGYEVTVFESLHKTGGVLVYGIPQFRLPKEIVAAEVSKLEAKGVRFVTDAIIGRAITVDELIRDEGYESVFIGTGAGLPSFMHIPGENLLGVVSANEYLTRINLMKAYKDEYDTPIMHRKRIAVVGGGNVAMDAARCAKRMGADDVYIIYRRSADEIPARAEEIHHAVEEGIIFHYLTNPVRILDDGNGDVKGIECVKMELGEPDASGRRRPVEIKGSNFVEDVDYVIMAIGTKLNKLILDTTENLEPNERGGIGTDEKANTNRPEIFAGGDAVTGAATVIKAMGAGKVAAAGIDEYLSR is encoded by the coding sequence ATGATTAATTTGAGAACCACCAAGAATCCGATGCCGGAGCAGGATCCGAATGTCCGCAACAAGAACTTTCTGGAGGTAACCCTGGGCTATACTCCGGAGCAGGCGATCAGCGAGGCGATGAGATGCGTCCGGTGCAGAAAGAAACCCTGCATGTCCGGATGTCCGGTCATGATTAAGATTCCTGATTTTGTGGCAAAGGTCGCAGAGGGAGACTTCGAGGCGGCGTACCAGATCATCAGCGAGGACAGTTCCCTTCCTGCGATCTGCGGACGTGTCTGCCCGCAGGAGAACCAGTGTGAGGGCGAGTGTGTCCGCGGCGTCAAGGGCGAGCCGGTTTCCATCGGCCGTCTGGAGCGCTTTGTTGCGGACTGGCACGCGGCGAACTATGGCGACGAGGAGATTCCGAAGGCAGAGAGCAACGGCCATAAGGTTGCGATTATCGGAGCGGGCCCTGCGGGACTGGCGTGCGCCGGCGATCTGATCAACAAAGGCTATGAGGTGACGGTCTTCGAGAGTCTGCACAAGACCGGCGGCGTGCTGGTGTACGGTATTCCGCAGTTCCGTCTGCCGAAGGAAATTGTGGCTGCAGAGGTGTCCAAGCTGGAGGCAAAGGGCGTCCGGTTCGTTACAGACGCCATCATCGGAAGGGCGATTACGGTAGATGAGCTGATCAGGGACGAGGGATATGAATCCGTATTCATCGGAACCGGCGCAGGTCTGCCGTCCTTCATGCATATTCCGGGAGAGAACCTGCTGGGCGTTGTCTCCGCGAATGAGTACCTGACCAGAATCAATCTGATGAAGGCCTATAAAGACGAATATGATACGCCGATCATGCACCGCAAGCGCATCGCAGTCGTCGGAGGCGGAAACGTCGCGATGGACGCCGCCAGATGTGCCAAGAGAATGGGCGCGGACGATGTGTACATCATTTACCGCCGGTCCGCGGATGAGATTCCCGCCAGAGCCGAGGAAATCCATCACGCGGTGGAGGAAGGAATTATCTTCCACTATCTGACGAATCCGGTCCGTATCCTGGACGACGGCAACGGCGACGTCAAGGGCATCGAATGCGTTAAGATGGAACTGGGTGAGCCGGACGCCTCCGGCAGAAGACGCCCGGTTGAGATTAAAGGCTCCAACTTCGTCGAGGACGTGGATTACGTCATCATGGCGATCGGAACCAAGCTGAACAAGCTGATTCTCGATACCACAGAGAATCTGGAGCCCAACGAGAGAGGCGGAATCGGGACCGACGAGAAGGCCAACACCAACCGTCCGGAGATCTTCGCGGGCGGAGACGCGGTGACAGGAGCTGCGACCGTCATCAAGGCGATGGGCGCAGGCAAGGTTGCCGCGGCCGGAATCGACGAATATCTTTCCAGATAA
- a CDS encoding C69 family dipeptidase translates to MKRRIRLIVCMTAFAMVMTTAGAFACTGMYVGRDVSKEGTTLIARSEDQGGGAYNKMFKVQKRITRSGRYYKDTGTGFKVKLPKTTYKFTYVPDSSDAEDGQYPASCTNEYGVAVVGTVSTEVSEEYEKADPVKDTGKGLREAILPGLVACQVKSAKQGAQLLARLHDKYGAEEWNTILLSDKKEAWIFENYGGHTYCAMKLPTDKVAVFGNQIMIGTVDPGDKSNYIFSKNLFSTIDKVGAVKEDGKYNLAKSIAGFREEYSNMRTWEGHRVLAPSDAGDYDNDKFYPLLYSPDEKVSVTQIMKLFRDRYEGTKYDMSDAANATRRPIGTTRSSDVHIIQTYAKLPTDACQVQWLLMGNAEHSVFVPSFSGITDTAAEYKVDGSAVSTGSAYWMFKRNATLAQSDRKFLSKGTKDFWSRQEAKENALVQKQLKTVTAKYKKSKKTGRAYVTSIGKAAAKKQLNNSTVLYRALEYTATNNDNDRGSDKGKVTFTRPVSLKTYAEAKGFKVTVKGNRYTLKKGKDTFVLKNKAKSVYKNGEYTDDLIYPVYKVGKTVYAPAGFTGYLK, encoded by the coding sequence ATGAAAAGAAGAATCAGACTGATCGTGTGTATGACGGCATTTGCCATGGTCATGACGACTGCGGGCGCATTCGCCTGCACGGGTATGTACGTCGGCAGAGATGTCAGTAAAGAGGGAACAACACTTATCGCGCGGAGTGAGGACCAGGGCGGCGGAGCCTATAACAAGATGTTCAAGGTCCAGAAGCGAATCACCAGATCCGGCCGGTATTATAAAGACACCGGTACCGGCTTCAAGGTTAAACTGCCGAAGACCACCTACAAGTTCACCTACGTTCCGGATTCCTCCGACGCAGAGGACGGCCAGTATCCGGCTTCCTGCACCAACGAATACGGCGTAGCTGTGGTCGGAACAGTTTCCACGGAGGTCAGCGAGGAATACGAGAAGGCCGATCCGGTGAAGGACACCGGAAAGGGTCTGCGTGAGGCGATCCTTCCGGGACTCGTGGCGTGCCAGGTGAAGTCCGCGAAACAGGGCGCGCAGCTGCTTGCCCGTCTCCACGACAAGTACGGTGCAGAGGAATGGAACACCATCCTCCTGTCCGACAAAAAAGAAGCGTGGATCTTTGAAAACTACGGGGGACACACATACTGCGCCATGAAGCTGCCGACGGATAAGGTGGCGGTATTCGGCAATCAGATCATGATCGGCACAGTGGATCCCGGCGACAAGTCGAATTACATTTTCTCGAAAAATCTTTTCTCTACAATCGACAAGGTGGGAGCCGTGAAGGAGGACGGAAAATACAATCTGGCCAAATCCATCGCGGGATTCCGGGAGGAATACTCCAATATGAGAACCTGGGAGGGCCACAGAGTTCTGGCGCCGTCCGACGCGGGAGATTACGACAATGACAAGTTCTATCCGCTGCTGTATTCTCCGGACGAAAAGGTTTCCGTGACACAGATTATGAAGCTGTTCCGCGACCGCTATGAGGGAACCAAATATGATATGTCGGATGCGGCCAACGCGACGAGACGGCCGATCGGCACCACGCGATCCTCCGACGTTCATATCATCCAGACCTACGCGAAGCTTCCGACAGACGCCTGCCAGGTGCAGTGGCTGCTGATGGGGAATGCGGAGCATTCAGTCTTTGTTCCCAGCTTCAGCGGGATCACAGACACTGCCGCGGAATACAAGGTGGACGGCTCCGCGGTGAGCACCGGAAGCGCATACTGGATGTTCAAGAGAAACGCAACCCTGGCGCAGTCCGACCGGAAATTCCTGAGTAAGGGCACCAAAGACTTCTGGAGCAGACAGGAGGCGAAGGAGAACGCACTGGTGCAGAAACAGCTGAAAACGGTGACGGCGAAGTACAAGAAGAGTAAGAAGACCGGACGCGCATATGTCACATCCATCGGAAAGGCGGCGGCGAAGAAGCAGCTGAACAATTCCACCGTGCTGTACCGGGCTCTGGAGTACACCGCGACGAATAATGATAATGACCGCGGCAGCGACAAAGGAAAGGTCACATTTACCCGTCCGGTGTCCCTGAAGACATACGCCGAGGCGAAGGGGTTCAAGGTCACGGTGAAAGGAAACCGCTATACACTGAAAAAAGGTAAAGATACCTTTGTTCTGAAAAATAAGGCGAAATCTGTTTACAAAAACGGCGAATACACGGACGATCTGATCTATCCGGTTTACAAAGTCGGAAAGACCGTCTACGCGCCGGCCGGATTTACCGGATATCTGAAATAG
- a CDS encoding substrate-binding domain-containing protein, whose protein sequence is MELKRMKKVLAVGVIAAMAATMFTACGSSSSGSSGSDSSGKISVISREEGSGTRGAFIELFGIETKDKDGNKTDNTIKDAEITNSTAVMIQTVQGNKSAIGYISLGSLASSVKALKVDGNEASVENVKKGTYKVSRPFNIVIGKKTNAASKDFINYIMSKEGQKIVEKEGYVPEDTSKSYTKSDASGKISVAGSSSVTPLMEKLAEAYQKVNSDVKVEVQESDSTTGITSATEGVCNIGMASRDLEKEETDKGVKSKEIARDGIAVIVNKDNSVSEITSEQVQKIYTGEITKWDELK, encoded by the coding sequence ATGGAACTGAAGAGAATGAAAAAGGTACTTGCAGTCGGCGTGATTGCCGCGATGGCAGCCACAATGTTCACTGCCTGCGGGAGCAGCTCATCCGGGTCGTCCGGCTCAGACTCATCGGGGAAGATCAGCGTCATCTCCAGAGAAGAGGGATCCGGAACAAGAGGCGCGTTCATCGAGCTGTTCGGCATTGAGACGAAGGACAAGGACGGAAACAAGACGGACAACACGATCAAGGATGCAGAGATTACTAACAGCACCGCGGTCATGATCCAGACTGTTCAGGGTAACAAATCCGCCATCGGTTACATCTCGCTGGGGTCTTTGGCAAGCTCTGTAAAGGCTCTGAAGGTTGACGGAAATGAGGCGTCTGTCGAGAACGTCAAGAAGGGGACCTACAAGGTATCGAGACCGTTCAACATCGTTATCGGAAAGAAGACCAACGCCGCTTCGAAGGACTTCATCAACTACATCATGAGCAAGGAAGGCCAGAAAATCGTTGAGAAGGAAGGCTACGTTCCGGAAGACACAAGCAAATCCTACACCAAGAGCGACGCGTCCGGAAAGATTTCAGTAGCGGGCTCCTCTTCCGTAACTCCGCTGATGGAGAAGCTGGCGGAAGCCTATCAGAAGGTGAACAGCGATGTCAAGGTCGAGGTACAGGAGTCTGACTCCACCACCGGCATCACCTCCGCGACCGAGGGTGTCTGCAACATCGGCATGGCGTCCAGAGACCTGGAGAAGGAAGAGACCGACAAGGGCGTCAAGTCCAAGGAAATTGCCAGAGACGGAATCGCGGTCATCGTCAACAAAGACAACAGCGTCTCGGAGATCACCAGCGAGCAGGTTCAGAAAATCTACACCGGTGAAATCACCAAATGGGACGAGCTGAAATAA
- the pstC gene encoding phosphate ABC transporter permease subunit PstC encodes MDNSLKERGMRLVFLLAACASIIAVALICIFIFGNGVPAIHEIGFVRFLTGVNWEPSRDVYEILPMIIGSIYVTAGAIIIGVPVGILCATFMARFCNDRLHRLLKPAIDLLAGIPSIVYGFFGLTVIVPLIQQMFGTNGKGILTASLMLGMMILPTIIAVSESSIRAVPESYYEGSLALGATHERSVFCAVLPAAKSGIVAAVILGIGRAIGETLAVSMVIGNQALVPDSVLAGARTMTTNIVLEMGYATGLHRRALIATAVVLFTFILIINLLFAIAKERGEKND; translated from the coding sequence ATGGACAATAGCTTGAAAGAAAGGGGCATGCGGCTGGTATTCCTACTGGCGGCATGCGCCTCTATTATAGCCGTCGCGCTGATCTGCATCTTTATCTTCGGAAACGGCGTGCCGGCTATTCATGAAATCGGATTTGTCCGGTTCCTGACCGGAGTCAACTGGGAACCGTCCCGGGATGTATACGAGATCCTACCGATGATTATCGGAAGTATCTACGTAACCGCAGGCGCGATTATCATCGGAGTGCCGGTGGGGATCCTCTGCGCCACCTTTATGGCCAGATTCTGCAATGACCGGCTGCATCGGCTTCTGAAACCGGCGATCGATCTGCTCGCGGGCATTCCGTCCATCGTCTACGGATTTTTCGGACTGACGGTGATCGTGCCTCTCATTCAGCAGATGTTCGGAACAAACGGAAAGGGCATCCTGACTGCCTCGCTGATGCTGGGCATGATGATCCTTCCGACGATTATCGCGGTTTCGGAATCCTCCATCCGGGCCGTGCCGGAAAGTTACTATGAGGGCTCCCTCGCACTGGGAGCGACCCATGAGAGAAGCGTGTTCTGCGCGGTTCTTCCGGCGGCGAAGTCGGGAATCGTGGCGGCGGTGATCCTCGGAATCGGACGCGCCATCGGAGAGACGCTGGCGGTGTCCATGGTAATCGGGAATCAGGCGCTGGTGCCGGACAGCGTGCTGGCCGGAGCCCGGACCATGACGACCAATATCGTACTGGAAATGGGCTACGCCACCGGTCTGCACAGGAGAGCGCTGATCGCCACGGCGGTGGTGCTGTTCACCTTCATTCTGATCATCAATCTGCTGTTTGCCATCGCGAAGGAAAGAGGTGAGAAGAATGACTGA
- the pstA gene encoding phosphate ABC transporter permease PstA: MTEYYRNHKGSLVLRLLVYLSAVLTVLVLAVLIGYILIKGIPNITPEQFQWKYTTQNVSMMPAIFNTLTITVLSLLVAVPFGVFSAVYLVEYAERGNKLVRVIRLTTETLSGIPSIVYGLFGFLFFVVALGWGLSILAGTMTLAIMILPLIMRTTEEALKSVPDSYREGSFGLGAGKLRTVFHIVLPSAVPGILAGVILGIGRIVGETAALIYTAGTVTGVATGLLHSGRTLSVHMYALLSEGLYMKQAYATAVILLVMVIIINAVSGLIAGKVAGKNKKEN, encoded by the coding sequence ATGACTGAGTATTACAGAAATCACAAAGGATCACTGGTGCTGCGGCTTCTGGTCTATCTTTCTGCGGTGCTGACAGTGCTGGTGCTGGCGGTTCTGATCGGATATATTCTGATTAAAGGAATCCCCAACATCACGCCGGAGCAGTTCCAGTGGAAGTACACGACCCAGAATGTCTCCATGATGCCGGCCATCTTCAATACATTGACAATTACCGTTCTGTCACTGCTGGTAGCCGTACCCTTCGGGGTGTTTTCCGCGGTTTACCTGGTAGAGTATGCGGAGCGGGGAAATAAACTGGTGCGGGTGATCCGTCTGACCACGGAAACCCTGTCCGGAATTCCATCCATCGTCTACGGACTGTTTGGATTCCTGTTCTTTGTCGTCGCCCTGGGATGGGGGCTTTCCATCCTGGCGGGAACCATGACGCTGGCAATTATGATTCTGCCGCTGATTATGAGAACGACAGAGGAAGCGCTGAAGTCTGTACCGGACAGTTACCGGGAGGGCAGCTTCGGCCTTGGTGCGGGAAAGCTGAGAACCGTTTTCCATATCGTACTGCCATCAGCAGTGCCGGGAATACTGGCCGGTGTTATACTTGGAATCGGCAGAATTGTTGGTGAAACGGCGGCTTTAATTTATACAGCAGGTACAGTTACAGGCGTTGCGACGGGTCTGCTCCATTCCGGAAGGACCTTGTCTGTTCACATGTACGCGCTCTTATCAGAGGGTCTTTACATGAAGCAGGCCTACGCAACGGCTGTGATTTTGCTGGTTATGGTAATTATTATCAATGCGGTCTCCGGTCTGATTGCCGGAAAGGTCGCCGGAAAGAATAAAAAGGAAAACTAG
- the pstB gene encoding phosphate ABC transporter ATP-binding protein PstB, which produces MDKFTIRDLNLYYSSFHALKSINLNLPSNEITAFIGPSGCGKSTLLKTLNRMNDLVEGCRIEGDVLLDGQDIYDSRMDVNHLRKRVGMVFQKANPFPMSIYDNVAYGPRTHGVKNKTQLDEIVESSLRGAAIWDELKDRLKKNAMGLSGGQQQRLCIARALAVQPEVLLMDEATSALDPISTSKIEDLVLELKKKYTIIMVTHNMQQALRVADNTAFFLLGEMIEYDRTEKLFSVPSNKKTEEYITGRFG; this is translated from the coding sequence ATGGACAAATTTACGATAAGGGATTTGAATCTGTATTACAGCAGCTTTCATGCGCTGAAGTCCATCAATCTGAACCTGCCGTCCAATGAGATCACAGCGTTTATCGGGCCCTCCGGCTGCGGGAAATCCACGCTGCTGAAGACACTGAACCGCATGAACGATCTGGTTGAGGGCTGCCGCATCGAGGGAGATGTGCTGCTGGACGGACAGGATATCTACGATTCACGGATGGACGTGAACCACCTGAGAAAGCGCGTCGGAATGGTGTTTCAGAAGGCGAATCCCTTTCCGATGAGTATTTATGACAATGTCGCCTACGGTCCCCGTACACATGGCGTCAAGAACAAAACACAGCTGGACGAGATTGTGGAATCCTCGCTGCGGGGAGCCGCCATCTGGGACGAGCTGAAGGACCGGCTGAAGAAAAACGCGATGGGACTGTCCGGAGGACAGCAGCAGCGGCTCTGTATCGCACGAGCCCTGGCCGTGCAGCCGGAGGTACTTCTGATGGACGAGGCGACCAGCGCCCTGGATCCGATCTCCACCTCCAAGATTGAAGATCTGGTTCTGGAACTGAAGAAGAAATACACGATCATCATGGTGACGCACAATATGCAGCAGGCGCTGCGTGTCGCGGACAACACGGCGTTCTTCCTGCTGGGCGAGATGATCGAATACGACCGGACGGAGAAGCTGTTCTCAGTACCGTCGAACAAGAAGACAGAAGAGTATATTACAGGGAGGTTTGGCTGA
- the phoU gene encoding phosphate signaling complex protein PhoU translates to MRNRFDAQLAQLNVELIKMGSLCELVISNSMNGLLEDNDELLKIVEETDPEIDEKEREIETMCFKLMLQQQPVARDLRTISAALKMITDMERIGDQASDIAEIAKYIEGEDSKHHTHLKAMAESAADMVTRAIRSFVERDLDLAYEVMKSDDVVDRHFDEMREDLISMIRSGEDSPELCLDLLMIAKYCERIGDHAVNIAEWVEFAITGVHISEELRNENANPGTETK, encoded by the coding sequence ATGAGAAACCGATTTGACGCTCAGCTCGCTCAGCTCAATGTGGAGCTGATCAAGATGGGAAGCCTTTGCGAGCTGGTGATCTCCAACTCGATGAACGGACTGCTGGAGGATAATGACGAGCTGCTGAAAATCGTCGAGGAGACGGATCCGGAAATTGATGAGAAGGAACGTGAAATCGAGACGATGTGTTTCAAGCTGATGCTTCAGCAGCAGCCGGTAGCGCGGGATCTCCGGACGATTTCCGCTGCGCTGAAGATGATTACGGACATGGAGCGGATCGGCGATCAGGCGTCGGATATCGCGGAGATCGCGAAATACATAGAGGGCGAGGATTCCAAGCATCATACTCACTTGAAGGCGATGGCGGAATCTGCTGCAGATATGGTCACCAGAGCGATCCGCTCCTTTGTGGAGAGGGATCTGGATCTGGCCTATGAGGTCATGAAATCGGACGATGTGGTAGACCGGCATTTCGATGAAATGCGGGAAGACCTCATCTCCATGATCCGCAGCGGGGAGGATTCTCCGGAGCTGTGTCTGGATCTGCTGATGATCGCCAAATACTGCGAGCGCATCGGAGACCATGCGGTCAACATTGCCGAATGGGTGGAATTCGCGATTACCGGCGTGCATATCAGCGAGGAGCTCAGAAACGAGAATGCGAATCCGGGGACTGAAACAAAATAA
- a CDS encoding sigma-54 interaction domain-containing protein codes for MEREFGLGRVLEPKGVFPPIAWRLDTDRKIRRGEARIRLELINIEWDSFQQICSSSGYAEDKIRARIFDIVEKRGKLQNPFTRSGGVLMGTVEEVSPDFDAGVAIQPGDRIYCLTSLTSLPLHIDEITEIDFDYGQIRCSGYGIIFETSPVYRPHRLLNLSDKAMLAAFDESGSIYGSYIAAQEQDCRTVAILGNNLHTMLLYAASMREAIGPEYQVIGIVDDYYNDNISREEIVRVLTPLIKEIHFVNFSEPVKTYETLKQDLKIRSPIDMVIVTDDIAGTETMAVELVKNRGAIYFTSFDSNYNIAALCAEALGKMVISYAFDQFIDGFLDFSRQILYVLAPKLEEIDGMYRSYSGSRHQVQSRAKSRAVENAGRDDGFIYQDIVTRNMVEDVLNIAHYDCNVIIQGETGVGKEKVLELIHQNSERCAKPCVRINCATIQENLAESEFFGYESGAFTGAQAGGKAGYFEAANEGILFLDEIGTLSMNMQSKLLRVLQENQFYRVGGTKQISVNVRVICANNVPLRQLVDQGKFREDLYYRLNICTIEVPPLRERRADILVMAEFFVEKCNKRYGTAKELSPGALNRLYDYYWPGNVRELENVVHRLVISTRGNVIGDEDVDALLNESAYGDLVRSIRKTYDRNDRLDFHQIMEQQEKRLIEYALKKEKTTRKAADLLGLPQTTLARKKLKYGL; via the coding sequence ATGGAACGGGAATTTGGACTGGGCAGAGTACTGGAGCCGAAGGGAGTCTTTCCGCCTATCGCCTGGAGACTGGATACGGACCGGAAAATCCGGCGGGGAGAGGCGCGGATCCGACTCGAACTGATAAACATAGAGTGGGACAGTTTTCAGCAGATCTGCAGCAGCAGCGGTTATGCGGAGGACAAAATCCGGGCGCGCATCTTCGACATCGTGGAGAAGAGGGGCAAGCTGCAGAATCCGTTTACCCGTTCCGGCGGCGTGCTGATGGGAACTGTAGAGGAGGTGTCGCCTGACTTCGACGCAGGCGTTGCGATTCAGCCGGGTGACCGGATCTACTGTCTGACCTCGCTGACATCTCTTCCCCTTCACATCGACGAAATTACAGAAATCGACTTCGACTACGGACAGATCCGCTGCTCCGGCTACGGAATCATCTTTGAAACCTCGCCGGTATACCGGCCGCACAGACTTCTGAATCTGAGCGACAAAGCCATGCTGGCGGCCTTTGACGAGTCAGGCAGCATTTACGGCTCCTACATCGCCGCACAGGAGCAGGACTGCCGTACGGTGGCGATTCTGGGGAACAATCTCCATACGATGCTGCTGTACGCGGCGTCCATGCGGGAGGCCATCGGACCGGAATATCAGGTCATCGGAATCGTGGACGATTATTATAACGACAACATTTCCAGAGAGGAGATCGTCCGCGTGCTGACGCCACTGATTAAGGAAATTCATTTTGTGAACTTCAGCGAGCCGGTGAAAACCTACGAAACTCTGAAACAGGATCTGAAGATACGCAGCCCGATCGACATGGTGATCGTCACTGACGATATCGCAGGAACGGAAACGATGGCCGTAGAGCTGGTGAAAAACCGGGGAGCCATTTACTTTACTTCCTTTGACAGCAATTACAACATCGCGGCGCTCTGTGCGGAGGCCCTCGGAAAGATGGTAATCAGCTACGCCTTCGACCAGTTCATTGACGGGTTTCTGGACTTTTCCCGGCAGATTCTGTATGTGCTGGCGCCCAAGCTGGAGGAAATCGACGGAATGTACCGGAGTTATTCCGGAAGCCGGCACCAGGTGCAGAGCAGGGCGAAGAGTCGGGCCGTGGAGAACGCGGGACGGGACGACGGCTTCATTTATCAGGACATTGTGACCCGCAATATGGTAGAGGACGTTCTGAATATCGCCCATTACGACTGTAACGTGATCATTCAGGGAGAGACCGGCGTCGGAAAAGAGAAGGTGCTGGAGCTGATTCATCAGAACAGCGAGCGCTGTGCCAAGCCCTGCGTCCGGATTAACTGCGCCACGATTCAGGAGAATCTGGCGGAATCCGAATTCTTCGGGTACGAGTCCGGCGCGTTCACCGGGGCGCAGGCCGGAGGAAAAGCCGGATACTTCGAGGCGGCCAACGAGGGTATTCTGTTCCTGGATGAGATCGGAACTCTTTCCATGAACATGCAGTCCAAGCTGCTGCGGGTGCTCCAGGAAAACCAGTTCTACCGGGTGGGCGGAACGAAACAGATCAGCGTGAACGTGCGTGTGATCTGCGCCAACAACGTGCCGCTGCGTCAACTGGTGGATCAGGGCAAATTCCGTGAAGACCTGTACTACCGGCTGAATATCTGCACCATCGAGGTTCCGCCGCTGCGGGAACGGCGGGCGGACATCCTCGTGATGGCGGAATTCTTTGTGGAGAAATGCAACAAGCGGTACGGAACGGCCAAGGAACTTTCCCCCGGGGCGCTGAACCGGCTGTACGACTACTACTGGCCCGGTAATGTCCGGGAACTGGAGAACGTGGTGCACCGTCTGGTGATCAGTACCAGAGGTAATGTCATCGGCGACGAGGATGTGGATGCGCTTCTGAATGAAAGCGCCTACGGCGATCTGGTCCGGAGTATCCGCAAGACCTACGACCGGAACGACCGGCTGGATTTCCATCAGATCATGGAGCAGCAGGAAAAGCGTTTAATCGAATACGCACTGAAGAAAGAGAAGACCACGCGCAAGGCGGCGGATCTGCTGGGACTTCCCCAGACGACGCTGGCGCGAAAGAAACTGAAATACGGGCTGTAG